In one window of Enoplosus armatus isolate fEnoArm2 chromosome 7, fEnoArm2.hap1, whole genome shotgun sequence DNA:
- the gfi1ab gene encoding growth factor independent 1A transcription repressor b yields MPRSFMVKSKKAHSYHQPRSLEDDYRRLDTILAHICSEADKLPDDTELSVDRYGLSPDSHLADAADFSPKSPLSCTDSLCGRSTDYEDFWRPPSPSASPVDSEKSLSPLVDETQPFTVPFRPYAWSSYPGSGLRPLVQHSLHPSMEVERGPAAMAFYGDRSTHSALYADRTLGEEAYGDYRRRAAALLFPEGGLHGKTHNVKAQSELLCSSLILNGAYKCVKCSKVFSTPHGLEVHVRRSHSGTRPFACEICGKTFGHAVSLEQHKAVHSQERSFDCKICGKSFKRSSTLSTHLLIHSDTRPYPCQYCGKRFHQKSDMKKHTFIHTGEKPHKCQVCGKAFSQSSNLITHSRKHTGYKPFGCDLCGKGFQRKVDLRRHKETQHGLK; encoded by the exons ATGCCTCGCTCCTTCATGGTGAAGAGCAAGAAGGCGCACAGTTACCACCAGCCGAGGAGTTTAGAGGACGACTACAGGAGACTGGACACTATACTGGCGCACATATGTTCAG AAGCGGATAAGCTCCCGGATGACACCGAGCTGTCGGTGGACAGGTACGGCCTCTCTCCGGACTCCCACCTGGCTGACGCCGCCGATTTCTCGCCGAAGTCCCCGCTGAGCTGCACCGACAGTCTGTGCGGTCGCTCCACGGACTACGAGGACTTCTGGAGGCCTCCGTCCCCCTCTGCATCACCGG TTGATTCCGAGAAATCCCTGTCCCCTCTCGTGGATGAGACTCAGCCCTTCACGGTTCCCTTCCGGCCGTATGCCTGGAGCAGCTACCCGGGGTCGGGGCTGAGGCCCCTCGTGCAGCACAGCCTCCATCCCAGCATGGAGGTGGAAAGGGGCCCGGCTGCGATGGCCTTCTACGGGGACAGGAGCACCCACTCAGCTCTGTACGCAGACCGGACTCTGGGCGAGGAAGCTTACGGTGACTACAGGAGACGCGCCGCTGCCCTGCTGTTTCCTGAGGGAGGCCTGCACGGAAAGACCCATAACGTGAAGGCCCAGTCTGAGCTGCTGTGCTCCAGTCTGATCCTCAACGGTGCTTACAAGTGCGTCAAGTGCAGTAAG GTGTTTTCTACTCCGCACGGTTTGGAAGTCCACGTCCGCAGATCGCACAGTGGCACCCGGCCATTTGCGTGTGAAATCTGCGGCAAAACCTTCGGACACGCAGTCAGTCTGGAACAACATAAAGCTGTGCACTCTCAg GAAAGAAGTTTCGACTGCAAAATATGCGGTAAAAGCTTCAAGAGGTCGTCCACTCTGTCGACGCACCTGCTCATCCACTCCGACACTCGGCCGTACCCGTGCCAGTACTGCGGGAAGAGGTTCCACCAGAAGTCAGACATGAAGAAACACACTTTCATCCACACAG gtgaGAAGCCACACAAATGCCAGGTGTGTGGGAAAGCGTTCAGCCAGAGCTCCAACCTCATCACGCACAGCCGGAAACACACCGGTTACAAACCTTTCGGCTGCGACCTCTGCGGGAAAGGCTTCCAGAGGAAAGTGGACCTGCGgagacacaaagagacgcaGCACGGACTGAAATGA